A portion of the Drosophila sechellia strain sech25 chromosome 2R, ASM438219v1, whole genome shotgun sequence genome contains these proteins:
- the LOC6615702 gene encoding protein yellow, translating to MEHWIVFGFCCCCWLAASAQALESVFGAYNLELEFPSPQERQRVLREGLYDPGSVIPIDVDVYYKHGDATPSIFVTIPRFAKGVPYSLAYVTNEMRPNGTLLQAYPSYEWHKSHGADCNGLTSVYRTQIDECGRMWILDSGEIDFIQHCPPQLYAIDLESGKVVHQYKMPKRLYKEGVSRFVTPTVELDAHNCDVGFVYMADSIGDGIVVYDVAAQQSWRIENKFTYPHPDFGTFMIAGASFQLWDGTVSTTLTPHGLGGRRMMYFHSLSSEWQMAIPLDVVKNGSNWRLNDVSAALDQFQLLGKRGSQCVAAAMSESGFLICGLVQPASILAWNIRTGYSHQNLVMLVEDEQRLQFASGLKIVRNHEGKEELWVLSNRLQKAFGAGLDYKEINFRIQKCGVQELLSGRPCN from the exons ATGGAGCATTGGATTGTCTTCGgtttctgctgttgctgctggctggcaGCATCCGCCCAGGCCTTGGAAAGTGTCTTTGGAGCCTATAATCTGGAGCTGGAGTTCCCATCGCCGCAGGAAAGACAGCGCGTGCTGAGAGAGGGACTCTACGATCCGGGCAGCGTGATCCCCATCGATGTGGACGTCTACTACAAGC ATGGCGATGCCACGCCCTCGATATTCGTGACCATTCCGCGTTTCGCCAAGGGCGTTCCATACTCTCTAGCCTACGTCACAAACGAAATGCGTCCGAACGGAACTCTACTGCAGGCTTATCCCAGCTACGAGTGGCACAAATCCCACGGAGCCGACTGCAATGGCTTGACTTCGGTGTACCGCACTCAGATAGACGAGTGCGGGCGCATGTGGATCCTGGACAGCGGAGAGATCGACTTCATTCAGCACTGCCCGCCGCAGCTGTACGCCATTGACTTGGAAAGCGGAAAAGTCGTGCATCAGTACAAGATGCCCAAGCGATTGTACAAGGAGGGCGTGAGTCGCTTTGTCACGCCCACCGTGGAGCTGGATGCACACAACTGCGATGTGGGATTCGTGTACATGGCGGACTCCATTGGAGACGGCATTGTGGTGTATGACGTGGCAGCCCAGCAGTCGTGGCGTATTGAGAACAAGTTTACGTATCCCCATCCAGACTTCGGCACATTCATGATAGCAGGCGCGAGCTTCCAGTTGTGGGACGGCACGGTGTCCACCACTCTAACGCCCCACGGCTTAGGTGGCCGGCGGATGATGTACTTCCACTCGCTGTCTAGCGAGTGGCAAATGGCCATTCCGTTGGATGTGGTCAAAAACGGCAGCAACTGGCGGCTGAACGATGTGAGCGCTGCCTTGGATCAGTTCCAGTTGCTGGGCAAGCGGGGAAGTCAATGCGTTGCGGCGGCCATGAGCGAGTCCGGCTTTCTGATCTGCGGCCTGGTCCAGCCGGCCAGCATTTTGGCCTGGAACATCCGCACCGGCTACAGCCATCAGAATCTGGTCATGCTGGTGGAGGATGAGCAGCGCCTGCAGTTCGCCAGCGGACTCAAGATAGTGCGGAACCACGAGGGCAAGGAGGAACTGTGGGTGCTGTCGAATCGGCTGCAGAAAGCCTTCGGAGCGGGTCTGGACTACAAGGAGATCAACTTTCGAATACAGAAGTGCGGGGTTCAGGAGCTGCTCAGCGGCAGGCCTTGCAACTAA